A part of Acidisarcina sp. genomic DNA contains:
- the rpmA gene encoding 50S ribosomal protein L27 has translation MAHKKGLGSSKNGRDSNAQRLGVKKFAGEVVSGGSIIVRQRGTRLKPGLNVGRGSDDTLYAKISGKVEFIDRGKTGRFVAVHPVVAAEAVAEPAAK, from the coding sequence ATGGCACATAAAAAAGGTTTAGGAAGCTCGAAAAACGGCCGCGATTCCAATGCACAGCGGCTCGGAGTCAAGAAGTTTGCCGGAGAAGTCGTCAGCGGCGGCTCCATCATCGTGCGGCAGCGCGGGACCAGGCTCAAGCCCGGCCTCAACGTCGGCCGCGGTAGTGACGACACGCTCTATGCCAAGATCAGCGGCAAAGTCGAGTTCATCGACCGCGGAAAGACCGGCCGCTTTGTCGCCGTCCACCCTGTGGTCGCTGCGGAAGCCGTAGCCGAGCCCGCCGCCAAGTAA
- the trpB gene encoding tryptophan synthase subunit beta — MATPATGKNAANTETKPGRFGAYGGRYVPETLMAALEELEQAYAEAQADPAFHAELDSLLTDYAGRPTPLYLAKRLTEQLGGAKIYLKREDLLHTGAHKINNCLGQGLLARRMGKHRIIAETGAGQHGVATATVCALFGMECVVYMGEEDMRRQELNVYRMRLLGAEVRGVSSGSKTLKDAINEAMRDWVTNVRTTHYLLGSVLGAHPYPTMVRDFHKITGKEIKRQILEKEGRLPSAIVACVGGGSNSIGAFYEFIPDKEVRLIGVEAGGRGTKLGLHAARFAGGSPGVLQGTYSYVLQDDAGQVALTHSVSAGLDYASVGPEHAALHDSGRAEYVSAADSAALDATVRLARTEGILPALESAHAVAEAIRIAPKLSARDILVVNLSGRGDKDMGILARELNLQGA; from the coding sequence ATGGCGACGCCAGCAACGGGAAAGAATGCAGCCAATACAGAGACGAAGCCCGGCAGATTTGGAGCCTACGGCGGACGCTACGTTCCAGAGACGCTGATGGCGGCGCTGGAGGAGCTGGAGCAGGCATACGCCGAGGCGCAGGCCGATCCTGCATTCCACGCGGAGCTTGATTCGCTGCTGACGGATTATGCCGGACGACCGACACCGCTCTACCTGGCAAAGCGGCTGACGGAGCAGCTTGGCGGAGCAAAGATCTACCTGAAGCGGGAAGACCTGCTGCACACCGGCGCGCACAAAATCAACAACTGCCTGGGGCAGGGCCTGCTGGCGCGGCGCATGGGCAAGCATCGCATCATTGCCGAGACCGGCGCGGGCCAGCACGGCGTGGCTACGGCGACGGTATGCGCACTGTTTGGCATGGAGTGCGTCGTCTACATGGGCGAAGAAGATATGCGGCGGCAGGAGCTGAACGTCTACCGCATGCGCCTGCTGGGTGCCGAGGTGCGCGGCGTCAGCTCCGGCTCCAAGACTCTGAAGGACGCGATCAACGAAGCGATGCGCGACTGGGTGACGAACGTGCGCACCACCCACTACCTGCTGGGCAGCGTGCTGGGGGCGCATCCCTATCCGACGATGGTTCGCGACTTCCACAAGATCACCGGCAAGGAGATCAAACGGCAGATTCTGGAGAAGGAAGGCCGGCTGCCAAGCGCGATTGTGGCGTGCGTAGGCGGCGGGTCCAACTCGATCGGCGCGTTCTACGAATTTATTCCGGACAAGGAAGTGCGCCTGATCGGAGTCGAAGCCGGGGGGCGCGGCACGAAGCTGGGCCTGCATGCGGCGCGGTTTGCAGGCGGCTCCCCAGGCGTGCTGCAGGGAACCTATTCCTATGTGCTGCAGGATGATGCGGGACAGGTAGCGTTGACGCACTCGGTCTCCGCCGGGCTGGACTACGCTTCGGTCGGGCCGGAACACGCAGCGCTGCATGACTCTGGCCGTGCGGAGTACGTCTCGGCTGCGGACTCGGCGGCGCTGGATGCCACGGTTCGGCTGGCGCGCACGGAGGGCATTCTGCCGGCGCTGGAGAGCGCGCATGCGGTTGCCGAAGCGATTCGGATTGCCCCGAAGCTTTCTGCGCGTGACATACTGGTAGTGAA
- a CDS encoding phosphoribosylanthranilate isomerase codes for MWIKICGNTTLDDAQLAASHGADAVGFVFAPSPRRVTAEAVSRITPRLPETLEKYGVFVDADFEEIVSTVEQCGLTGVQLHSASNLAARLREHSASRLKIVQVLHYEPLPNGEPMQSGRLEAQLASLLQNDAVDAVLVDSRTADAVGGTGVSFDWQEARGSFSRAGKHLRLIAAGGLRPENVAEAISTLQPWGVDVASGVEASPGRKDPDRLREFLATARRAAEELKSAAAGKVSG; via the coding sequence ATGTGGATTAAGATTTGCGGCAACACGACGCTGGACGACGCACAACTGGCCGCCTCCCATGGGGCGGATGCGGTAGGATTCGTCTTCGCGCCGAGCCCGCGTCGAGTGACGGCGGAGGCAGTCAGCCGCATTACGCCCCGACTGCCGGAGACTTTGGAGAAGTACGGAGTTTTTGTCGATGCGGATTTCGAAGAAATTGTATCGACCGTGGAGCAGTGCGGCCTGACGGGTGTGCAGTTGCACTCGGCCTCGAATCTTGCCGCGCGGCTGCGCGAGCACTCGGCCAGCCGGTTGAAGATTGTGCAGGTGCTCCACTACGAACCGCTGCCGAACGGAGAGCCGATGCAGAGCGGGCGGCTGGAAGCACAGCTTGCAAGCCTGCTCCAGAACGACGCGGTGGACGCCGTGCTGGTGGATTCGCGGACCGCAGATGCCGTGGGTGGAACCGGCGTGAGTTTTGACTGGCAGGAGGCCCGCGGCAGTTTTTCCCGCGCTGGCAAGCACCTGCGCCTGATCGCCGCTGGAGGGCTAAGGCCAGAGAACGTGGCGGAAGCTATCTCCACGCTGCAGCCGTGGGGCGTGGATGTTGCCAGCGGTGTGGAGGCGTCGCCGGGGCGCAAGGATCCGGATCGTTTGCGGGAGTTCCTCGCGACGGCGCGCAGGGCTGCGGAGGAGCTGAAAAGCGCAGCAGCCGGCAAAGTCTCAGGATAA
- a CDS encoding PilZ domain-containing protein, giving the protein MNKHATTTGAAKAMGTMGKTNSGDGMEVSESEASRDRRLHRRRNCCGTAELLVIGKGLRFSGRILDVSESGCFIETEHQLERGTHLEVTFEVDKMRLRVAGGIRAVRMRSGIGIQFTDMTPRRKDLIQHLLDHLEDANPSSEATS; this is encoded by the coding sequence ATGAACAAGCATGCAACGACAACGGGTGCAGCGAAGGCAATGGGGACTATGGGCAAAACAAACTCCGGCGACGGCATGGAGGTATCCGAATCCGAGGCTTCCCGCGACCGCCGTCTTCACCGCCGTCGGAACTGCTGCGGAACCGCCGAGCTTCTGGTGATTGGGAAGGGGCTGCGCTTCAGCGGAAGAATCCTCGACGTCAGCGAGAGTGGTTGCTTCATCGAGACGGAGCATCAGTTGGAGCGGGGCACTCATCTGGAGGTGACCTTCGAGGTGGACAAGATGAGGCTCCGTGTGGCGGGCGGCATTCGCGCAGTGCGGATGCGTTCCGGTATCGGCATTCAGTTCACCGATATGACTCCCCGGCGGAAAGACCTGATCCAGCACCTTTTGGATCACTTGGAAGACGCGAATCCATCTTCTGAAGCCACCTCCTGA
- the rplU gene encoding 50S ribosomal protein L21 produces the protein MYAVIRTGGKQYRVAPGDVLKIEKAETDGETIEFSDVLAFSGDSGSITKPASAKVIASVLGEGRGDKILVFHYKRKKQYKKLQGHRQSFTEVRINEIQVDGTTYGAQK, from the coding sequence ATGTACGCGGTCATCCGTACCGGTGGTAAGCAGTATCGTGTCGCTCCGGGCGACGTTCTGAAGATTGAGAAGGCGGAGACGGACGGCGAAACCATCGAGTTCAGCGACGTGCTCGCTTTCTCTGGTGACTCCGGCTCCATCACGAAGCCTGCGTCGGCAAAGGTCATCGCTTCCGTGCTCGGCGAGGGCCGCGGCGACAAGATCCTCGTCTTCCATTACAAGCGGAAGAAGCAGTACAAGAAGCTGCAGGGACATCGCCAGTCCTTCACCGAGGTTCGCATCAACGAAATTCAGGTCGATGGCACGACCTACGGCGCCCAGAAGTAG
- the trpC gene encoding indole-3-glycerol phosphate synthase TrpC yields MATQLDNILAATRRALEERRQSVPRRVLEQNAEAHQPRGFAAALRAKAASGAAVIAELKKASPSKGLIRPHFQVTQLARAMEQGGAAALSVLTEESFFQGSLANLAAASEAVRIPCLRKDFIVDEWQLVEARAYSADAILLIVAALSDAELKLLAKNAHSLSLDILCEVHTAEELDRVLDLDLGCDALGVNSRDLRSFVTRIENAIELAPKLPDNVVRVAESGIHTPEDIQRLQAAGYQAFLIGESLMQRPEPGQALAELIGGAAKKPATDRA; encoded by the coding sequence ATGGCTACTCAACTGGACAATATTCTCGCGGCAACGCGGCGCGCACTCGAGGAGCGGCGTCAATCCGTTCCGCGGCGGGTGCTGGAGCAGAACGCGGAGGCGCACCAGCCGCGCGGATTTGCAGCGGCCCTGCGCGCAAAGGCGGCCAGCGGAGCCGCGGTGATCGCCGAACTCAAGAAAGCTTCTCCTTCGAAGGGGCTGATTCGCCCGCATTTTCAGGTGACGCAGTTGGCCCGGGCGATGGAGCAGGGCGGAGCCGCGGCGCTCTCGGTTCTGACGGAGGAATCCTTCTTCCAGGGCAGCCTGGCCAATCTGGCGGCAGCCTCGGAAGCAGTCAGGATTCCCTGCCTGCGCAAGGACTTCATCGTCGATGAATGGCAACTGGTGGAGGCGCGGGCGTATTCGGCGGATGCCATCCTCTTGATTGTCGCCGCGCTTTCCGACGCGGAATTGAAGCTCCTGGCCAAAAATGCGCACTCCCTTTCCCTCGATATTCTTTGCGAAGTTCACACAGCGGAGGAGCTGGACCGGGTGCTTGACCTGGATCTTGGCTGCGATGCGCTGGGCGTAAATAGTCGCGACCTGCGCAGCTTCGTGACGCGAATCGAAAATGCGATTGAGCTGGCGCCAAAGCTGCCGGATAACGTGGTCCGCGTGGCGGAGAGTGGCATCCACACCCCGGAGGATATTCAGCGGCTGCAGGCGGCAGGCTATCAAGCCTTCCTGATTGGCGAGTCGCTGATGCAGCGGCCCGAACCGGGGCAGGCGCTGGCAGAACTGATCGGCGGCGCAGCGAAGAAGCCTGCAACGGATCGAGCCTGA